A section of the Candidatus Ozemobacteraceae bacterium genome encodes:
- the folD gene encoding bifunctional methylenetetrahydrofolate dehydrogenase/methenyltetrahydrofolate cyclohydrolase FolD, which translates to MATIIDGAGISRTIREEIRQDVQALAFRQERLPGLAVILVGQDPASEVYVSQKRKACEAVGFVSREIKMPETTSQGELIGQIRELNDDIRIHGILVQLPLPKQIDEYAAIEAIDPTKDVDGFHPVNVGRLSIGTECFAPCTPLGVIEMIRRTGIDIAGKRALVVGRSNIVGKPLAVMLMKMNATVTVAHSRTQNLQEEVSRADIVCAAVGKPRCIPGAWIKPGAVVIDVGTNSVPNPDKPGAMKLVGDVEFETAAERASYITPVPGGVGPMTIAMLLSNTLKARNALFATPHAHPAVPVAKER; encoded by the coding sequence GTGGCTACGATCATCGACGGTGCCGGGATTTCGAGAACGATCCGTGAAGAGATACGACAGGACGTTCAGGCGCTCGCCTTCAGGCAGGAACGGCTTCCCGGGCTGGCCGTCATTCTTGTCGGCCAGGACCCCGCTTCGGAAGTGTACGTTAGCCAGAAGCGCAAGGCCTGCGAAGCCGTCGGGTTTGTGTCCCGGGAAATCAAGATGCCTGAGACGACCAGCCAGGGCGAACTGATCGGACAAATCCGGGAACTGAATGACGATATCCGCATTCACGGCATTCTCGTGCAGCTTCCTCTGCCGAAACAGATCGACGAATACGCCGCCATCGAGGCGATCGACCCGACGAAGGACGTCGACGGCTTCCATCCCGTGAACGTCGGCCGCCTCTCGATCGGAACCGAGTGTTTCGCCCCCTGCACCCCCCTCGGCGTGATCGAGATGATCAGGCGCACCGGAATCGACATCGCCGGAAAGAGGGCGCTCGTCGTCGGCAGGAGCAACATCGTCGGCAAGCCCCTCGCGGTCATGCTGATGAAGATGAACGCGACGGTCACGGTTGCACACTCCAGAACGCAGAACCTCCAGGAGGAGGTCAGCCGGGCCGATATCGTCTGCGCCGCCGTCGGAAAGCCGCGCTGCATTCCCGGCGCATGGATCAAGCCGGGAGCTGTCGTCATCGATGTGGGAACCAACTCGGTGCCGAACCCTGACAAGCCCGGCGCGATGAAACTCGTCGGCGACGTCGAGTTCGAGACGGCCGCGGAACGCGCGTCGTACATCACGCCCGTTCCCGGCGGGGTCGGCCCGATGACGATCGCCATGCTTCTGTCGAACACGCTCAAGGCCCGCAACGCGCTTTTCGCGACTCCGCATGCGCATCCGGCGGTGCCCGTGGCAAAAGAACGGTAA
- a CDS encoding alanine--glyoxylate aminotransferase family protein, producing the protein MTMDQDVLLMTPGPVELDSEILLAGARPLRHHRTTDFSPLYTDCVDRLKKIFKTKGELYLTLSSGTGVMETAIANMFNQGETVLTVETGSFGERFTQIAKAFKLNAIPLKYQWGHRAKVEDIRQMLDAHPSISGVTVTFNETSTGVHNDLKAIGELLHERGKLFITDGVSGIGALPFDMDGWHVDVAVSASQKGLLTPPGVGMIALSTRAMAKLEKVDCHGFYFDLKQYKKNQELAIPAFPWTPAISVMYQLQAALHKIDRIGFENVLKHYHRLAEGLRTALKAMGLTIFTQPDARSDVLTVINAPAGIHPKKIVSEIRDNFGVLIAGGQGEIADKAFRITTIGAISEREIIATVGLLEIALVRLGFQKEPGAGMKALLGYFAQ; encoded by the coding sequence ATGACGATGGACCAGGATGTTCTTCTGATGACCCCGGGGCCGGTGGAGCTGGATTCAGAAATACTGCTCGCCGGGGCACGCCCCCTTCGCCATCACCGCACGACGGATTTCTCGCCGCTCTACACCGACTGCGTCGACCGGCTGAAGAAGATCTTCAAAACGAAAGGCGAGCTGTATCTCACCCTTTCGTCCGGCACCGGCGTGATGGAAACGGCGATCGCCAATATGTTCAACCAGGGCGAAACGGTCCTGACCGTCGAGACCGGCTCGTTCGGCGAGCGGTTCACCCAGATCGCGAAGGCGTTCAAGCTGAACGCCATCCCGCTGAAATACCAGTGGGGGCATCGCGCGAAGGTCGAGGACATCCGCCAGATGCTCGACGCGCATCCGTCGATCTCCGGCGTCACGGTCACGTTCAACGAGACCTCCACCGGCGTCCACAACGACCTGAAGGCGATCGGCGAGCTGCTGCACGAGCGGGGCAAGCTGTTCATCACCGACGGCGTTTCTGGCATCGGCGCCCTTCCCTTCGACATGGACGGCTGGCACGTCGACGTGGCCGTCTCGGCGTCCCAGAAGGGCCTGCTGACGCCGCCCGGCGTCGGCATGATCGCCCTGTCGACGCGCGCCATGGCGAAGCTCGAGAAGGTCGACTGCCACGGCTTCTATTTCGATCTCAAGCAGTATAAAAAGAACCAGGAGCTCGCGATTCCCGCGTTTCCCTGGACGCCCGCCATCTCGGTCATGTACCAGCTCCAGGCGGCCCTGCACAAGATCGACCGGATCGGCTTCGAAAACGTGCTGAAACATTATCACCGGCTGGCCGAAGGCCTCCGGACCGCCCTCAAGGCGATGGGCCTGACGATCTTCACGCAGCCCGACGCCCGTTCCGACGTGCTGACGGTCATCAACGCGCCGGCCGGCATTCACCCGAAGAAGATCGTGAGCGAGATCCGCGACAACTTCGGCGTGCTGATCGCTGGAGGCCAGGGCGAGATCGCCGACAAGGCGTTCCGCATCACGACGATCGGCGCGATCTCCGAACGCGAAATCATCGCGACGGTCGGCCTGCTCGAGATCGCCCTCGTTCGCCTCGGCTTCCAGAAAGAGCCGGGCGCCGGCATGAAAGCGCTTCTCGGCTACTTCGCACAATGA